The Alnus glutinosa chromosome 7, dhAlnGlut1.1, whole genome shotgun sequence genome includes a region encoding these proteins:
- the LOC133873690 gene encoding 3'-5' exonuclease-like produces the protein MSTISIFDHELPDDTHNRYDVSFYSDQIHTLVTQTPSMVDAWLSEIYQIQRSLRRLIVGLDVEWRPNFRANFENPVATLQLCVDSRCLIFQIMHAPFIPTSLVDFLGDASFTFVGVGIESDAEKLLEDYGLRVANAVDLSRLAAEELGVRELRNAGLKALVMEVLGKEIQKPRRITMSRWDNLWLTPAQVQYACLDAFLSSEIGKCLNAAN, from the coding sequence ATGTCGACGATCAGCATTTTCGATCACGAGCTCCCGGACGACACCCACAACCGCTACGACGTGTCGTTCTACTCGGATCAGATCCATACTCTCGTCACGCAAACCCCTTCCATGGTTGATGCTTGGCTCTCCGAAATCTACCAGATCCAACGGAGCCTCCGCCGCCTAATCGTCGGTCTCGACGTTGAGTGGCGCCCCAACTTCAGAGCAAACTTCGAGAACCCCGTCGCCACTTTGCAACTCTGCGTTGACAGCCGCTGCCTCATCTTCCAAATAATGCACGCCCCTTTCATTCCCACCTCTCTTGTTGACTTTCTGGGCGATGCCAGTTTCACCTTTGTGGGGGTCGGCATAGAGAGTGACGCCGAGAAGCTATTGGAAGACTATGGTCTGCGAGTGGCCAATGCAGTTGATCTTTCGCGCCTGGCTGCGGAGGAGTTGGGGGTGAGGGAGCTGAGAAATGCTGGGTTGAAGGCCTTGGTCATGGAGGTGCTCGGAAAGGAGATTCAGAAGCCGAGAAGAATTACAATGAGTAGGTGGGACAATCTGTGGCTGACTCCTGCTCAGGTGCAGTACGCTTGCCTTGATGCTTTTCTGTCTTCTGAGATTGGGAAGTGTTTAAACGCAGCAAACTAG